One Succinispira mobilis DSM 6222 genomic window carries:
- a CDS encoding EAL domain-containing protein has translation MKLTKMNYYFEKIKNISLVERISLIPLIAVFLAIALISYISANNIKDSIISEMQTNGVFLSQQFSSRITDRKAAIDVLEEQLNEKIRIAANIVIKDAENLNNTRLLQLAKNLDVDELYWLNSKGEVVYATIPGYIGWQTTINHPLIAIVQGQKELMEKIRPDSKYGKLLKYGAVRAEDGSFVQVGISAARISKMNEKFNYQKLVQSLALEKNIVYVGFVDLNYRIVAHSNEELQGKQLPRYSYLQKVIEIGDYQAQETVDTTTATEIYDILFPVIVEGQIVGALQLGYSMENVKTEVEKNNLKILLWGTFILGLLSFSLRKALKKQIIKPIVDLESDIKAISIEDDIDYRLPKIENDPFLLLRQAINKNLDKSQEYFAKMLDNQDELYAANEELEAVVGQLSASEEELQAQYEEIQDYAEKMKALKEKYTLAVEVTDSVVWELNILEKTIIFSENFRQKTGMEEDKIALINFISEVVYEADRELVRESLANYQYKTQSAVQVQFRIIDKLNRQYWYLMRGKSFNDALECRLVLTGVLVEISDYKRQEEYIRFLADHDQLTELYNKRKFVEKLAIDLEKGKKGAVLLLDIDNFKNINDTLGHIYGDKVLKNVADILSRVVGEKSAVYRFGGDEFLIRLNEQTDLKEVEKLIVKINETVKHDNMVEGINNHLTISMGIAFYPYDGNSVDELLIKADIAMYSAKRAGKNRYGFFNESMNAIFSEKIKIEKFLRIALEQKDFQVLYQPVIKTDTGEIAYFEALLRMRATNIYPGEFIPVAEETGLIVPIGRWVIQEVLGQLNIWQSLGHEPKPVAINLSPRQFEDPLLVTYIQEELEKNNIKSSLLEIEITENVLLENREETIATMEKIQALGMSIALDDFGTGFSSLNYLTFMPVNKIKLDKSLKDKFINLDNTKVMDSLIALAHGLNLKVVIEGVEDFEEVGKLKRAGSDYLQGYLFSKPVAGDLVQKLFQNKYLN, from the coding sequence ATGAAATTAACAAAAATGAACTACTATTTTGAAAAGATTAAAAATATATCTTTGGTAGAAAGAATATCGCTAATTCCTTTGATCGCAGTATTTTTAGCGATTGCCTTAATTTCATACATTTCTGCTAACAATATCAAAGATAGTATCATTAGTGAAATGCAAACCAATGGAGTATTCCTGTCGCAACAATTCTCCAGTCGAATAACTGACCGCAAAGCTGCTATTGATGTTTTAGAAGAACAATTGAATGAAAAAATAAGAATTGCAGCTAATATCGTAATAAAAGACGCGGAAAATTTGAATAATACAAGATTATTACAATTGGCTAAGAATTTGGATGTTGATGAATTATATTGGCTAAATAGTAAAGGCGAGGTTGTATATGCTACTATACCTGGGTATATTGGTTGGCAAACTACAATAAATCATCCACTAATAGCTATAGTACAAGGTCAAAAAGAGTTAATGGAAAAAATTAGACCTGATTCTAAATATGGCAAGTTACTAAAATATGGTGCGGTTAGAGCTGAAGATGGTAGCTTTGTCCAAGTTGGAATATCAGCAGCAAGAATAAGTAAAATGAATGAAAAGTTTAATTATCAAAAACTAGTGCAGAGTTTAGCTTTAGAAAAAAATATAGTATATGTGGGTTTTGTAGATTTAAACTATAGAATAGTTGCGCATAGTAATGAAGAACTACAAGGAAAACAATTACCAAGATATAGTTACTTACAAAAGGTCATAGAAATAGGTGATTATCAAGCGCAAGAAACTGTTGATACGACAACGGCAACCGAAATTTATGATATTTTATTTCCTGTGATAGTTGAAGGTCAAATTGTGGGTGCCTTGCAGCTAGGCTATTCGATGGAAAATGTTAAAACAGAAGTAGAAAAAAATAATTTAAAAATTTTGTTGTGGGGTACTTTTATTTTAGGGTTGTTAAGTTTTTCTTTGCGAAAGGCTTTAAAAAAACAGATTATAAAACCGATTGTTGATCTGGAGTCAGACATTAAAGCTATATCTATAGAAGATGATATTGATTATCGTCTGCCTAAAATTGAAAATGATCCGTTTTTACTTTTGCGTCAGGCAATAAATAAAAACCTAGATAAAAGTCAAGAATACTTTGCTAAAATGCTTGATAATCAGGATGAATTATATGCAGCAAATGAAGAGCTAGAGGCAGTTGTTGGGCAACTTTCAGCTAGTGAAGAAGAATTGCAAGCTCAATATGAGGAAATACAAGACTACGCAGAAAAGATGAAAGCTTTAAAAGAAAAGTACACACTTGCTGTAGAAGTAACAGATAGTGTAGTTTGGGAGCTAAATATTTTAGAAAAAACGATAATTTTTTCTGAAAATTTTAGGCAGAAAACAGGGATGGAAGAAGATAAAATAGCTTTAATAAACTTTATATCTGAGGTAGTTTATGAGGCGGACAGAGAATTAGTAAGAGAAAGTTTAGCTAACTATCAATATAAGACTCAAAGTGCAGTGCAAGTTCAATTTCGTATTATAGATAAATTAAATAGACAGTATTGGTATTTAATGCGCGGAAAAAGTTTCAATGATGCTTTAGAGTGTCGTTTAGTTTTAACGGGTGTATTAGTTGAGATTAGTGATTATAAACGCCAAGAAGAATATATTCGCTTTTTGGCAGATCATGATCAACTAACCGAACTTTATAATAAACGTAAATTTGTTGAAAAACTTGCTATAGACTTAGAAAAAGGCAAAAAAGGTGCAGTTTTATTATTGGATATCGATAATTTTAAGAATATTAATGATACGCTGGGACATATTTACGGAGATAAAGTTTTAAAAAATGTTGCAGATATTTTATCGAGAGTTGTAGGCGAAAAATCTGCAGTTTATAGGTTTGGTGGTGATGAATTTTTAATTAGATTAAACGAGCAGACAGATTTAAAAGAAGTAGAGAAGCTTATTGTTAAAATTAATGAAACTGTAAAACATGACAATATGGTTGAGGGGATAAATAATCATCTTACAATTAGCATGGGAATTGCTTTTTATCCATATGATGGCAATAGTGTTGATGAGTTACTTATAAAAGCAGATATTGCTATGTACAGTGCTAAACGTGCTGGGAAAAACAGATATGGGTTTTTCAATGAAAGTATGAATGCTATTTTCAGCGAAAAAATTAAAATTGAAAAATTCTTAAGGATTGCTTTGGAACAAAAAGATTTTCAAGTTTTATATCAGCCGGTAATAAAAACAGATACAGGAGAAATTGCTTATTTCGAGGCTTTGTTACGTATGCGAGCTACTAATATTTATCCAGGAGAATTTATCCCAGTAGCAGAAGAGACTGGGTTAATAGTGCCTATTGGTAGGTGGGTAATACAGGAAGTTTTGGGGCAACTTAATATTTGGCAATCATTAGGCCATGAACCAAAGCCGGTAGCAATAAATTTATCACCAAGACAGTTTGAAGATCCACTATTAGTGACTTATATTCAAGAAGAACTAGAAAAAAACAATATAAAATCTAGTTTATTGGAGATAGAAATTACGGAGAATGTTTTACTAGAAAACCGAGAAGAAACTATAGCAACTATGGAGAAAATTCAAGCATTAGGTATGAGTATTGCTTTAGATGATTTCGGAACTGGTTTTTCTTCACTTAATTATCTTACGTTTATGCCTGTAAATAAAATAAAATTAGATAAGAGTCTGAAAGATAAGTTTATAAATCTAGACAACACTAAGGTGATGGATAGTTTAATAGCCCTAGCACATGGGTTAAATTTGAAAGTAGTTATTGAGGGAGTGGAAGATTTTGAAGAAGTAGGTAAACTTAAGCGAGCTGGGAGTGATTACTTACAAGGTTATCTATTTAGCAAACCAGTGGCAGGAGATTTAGTTCAAAAACTTTTTCAAAACAAGTATTTAAATTAG
- a CDS encoding nicotinate-nucleotide--dimethylbenzimidazole phosphoribosyltransferase, whose translation MQIPALDFVAMKKCQVRIDNLTKPLNSLHYFEIIAKKLAGITENPSPKIIPRKILVLKKEEQEVDLPLAIFAKRVQAPIVSISIPRLRELSTGTYFKESLKICSDYIREEKQIIGLGQNGIDAEKDCQLIFDYYCQNEIEQMPFNKIDKGIVFLSSLIIAAAQKRCLVVLDGLSTSLAALIATKINPKVKDYLLASHYSISPKQREALELLDIPAYLHLDLQGDCGLGAALGISLVDAALHMLNDMKTFGEADVAVANDGPGAIKQNKNIKDM comes from the coding sequence ATGCAAATACCTGCCTTAGATTTTGTTGCTATGAAAAAATGTCAAGTTAGAATCGACAATTTAACAAAGCCCTTAAATAGTCTGCATTATTTTGAAATAATTGCTAAAAAATTAGCTGGCATTACTGAAAATCCTAGCCCTAAAATTATTCCAAGAAAGATTTTGGTGCTTAAGAAAGAGGAGCAAGAGGTAGATTTACCTTTAGCAATATTTGCAAAACGTGTTCAGGCTCCAATAGTCAGTATATCAATACCAAGATTGAGAGAACTATCAACAGGAACATATTTCAAAGAAAGTTTGAAAATATGTAGCGATTATATCCGTGAAGAAAAGCAAATAATTGGCTTAGGACAAAATGGAATTGATGCTGAAAAAGATTGTCAGTTGATATTTGACTATTATTGCCAAAATGAAATAGAACAAATGCCTTTCAACAAAATAGATAAGGGGATTGTATTTTTAAGTAGCTTGATTATAGCAGCAGCACAAAAACGTTGCTTAGTTGTTTTGGATGGATTGAGTACGAGCTTAGCAGCTTTGATTGCTACAAAAATAAATCCCAAAGTTAAAGATTATTTGCTTGCCTCACATTATTCCATATCTCCAAAGCAACGTGAAGCCCTAGAACTATTAGACATTCCTGCGTATTTGCATTTAGACTTACAAGGAGATTGTGGGCTCGGAGCAGCTTTAGGAATATCGCTAGTAGATGCAGCTTTACATATGCTAAATGATATGAAAACCTTTGGAGAAGCAGATGTTGCTGTGGCCAATGATGGACCTGGGGCGATAAAGCAGAATAAAAATATAAAAGATATGTAA
- the cobT gene encoding nicotinate-nucleotide--dimethylbenzimidazole phosphoribosyltransferase, with protein MNLLTKTLKNIKSVPSSNCENISSVILEQKKFGRLAQMARKYIAIKGNKFCTTIKHCMVITSADHGVAKQGISAYPIETTMHMTANYLIAKGGSANAFANYCQADMVVADVGIAGDMENVPGLWQRKIAYGTQDFTEGPAMSKLEAIKAIEVGIEIVNSKVKDGYNCFSLGEMGIGNTTSSAAIVGAFTGMSPEEITGRGTGISDSRMQVKLDVVRKGLEINRPDIKDGIDVLAKVGGFEIGALVGVILAAAANSCPVIIDGLNTTASALIAQAMHKNAKDYMFASHLSGEPAHIIALNTLGLQPCLDMKVRLGEAIGASIVMEMLTGITEVLENSKEEYLK; from the coding sequence ATGAATTTATTGACGAAAACTCTAAAAAACATTAAAAGTGTGCCATCTTCAAATTGTGAAAATATTAGTAGTGTTATACTAGAGCAAAAAAAATTTGGTAGACTTGCTCAGATGGCACGAAAATATATTGCTATCAAAGGAAATAAGTTTTGTACAACAATAAAACATTGTATGGTTATAACTTCGGCAGATCATGGGGTAGCTAAGCAAGGAATTAGCGCTTATCCAATTGAAACGACAATGCATATGACGGCTAATTATTTGATAGCTAAAGGTGGAAGTGCTAATGCTTTTGCAAACTATTGTCAAGCGGATATGGTAGTCGCAGATGTTGGAATTGCAGGAGATATGGAGAATGTACCTGGGCTGTGGCAACGTAAAATTGCTTATGGAACGCAGGATTTTACTGAAGGACCAGCGATGAGTAAATTAGAAGCAATAAAAGCGATTGAAGTAGGGATTGAGATTGTAAATTCTAAAGTAAAAGATGGGTATAACTGCTTTAGTTTAGGGGAGATGGGTATAGGCAATACAACCTCAAGTGCTGCAATTGTGGGAGCTTTTACAGGTATGTCACCCGAAGAAATTACAGGTCGAGGGACAGGCATTTCTGACAGTAGAATGCAAGTAAAATTAGATGTTGTGCGTAAAGGACTGGAAATAAATAGGCCAGATATTAAAGATGGTATTGATGTTTTAGCTAAAGTAGGTGGTTTTGAGATCGGGGCGCTTGTAGGTGTGATACTAGCGGCTGCGGCAAATAGCTGTCCAGTTATTATTGATGGGTTAAATACAACTGCTTCAGCCTTAATTGCTCAAGCTATGCATAAAAATGCTAAAGACTATATGTTTGCCTCACATTTGTCAGGTGAGCCAGCACATATTATAGCGTTGAATACACTTGGCTTGCAGCCATGTTTAGATATGAAAGTAAGATTAGGTGAAGCTATTGGCGCATCGATTGTAATGGAAATGTTAACAGGAATAACAGAAGTTTTAGAAAATAGTAAGGAGGAATATTTAAAGTGA
- the fsa gene encoding fructose-6-phosphate aldolase, whose translation MEIFLDTAIIKEIEEFVAWGVVGGVTTNPSLVAKSGEQLSEVIKKIAGLVSGPISAEVIATDYLGMIKEAEQLNKLASNIIIKIPATAEGLKAVNVLACKGIKTNVTLIFNLAQALLAAKAGATYVSPFVGRLDDIGEDGVQAVKEIIQTFKLYKIKTKVIAASVRNLQHINLLAQTGVDIATIPPSLVRDMIKHELTDKGIEKFLQDYQNSKS comes from the coding sequence ATGGAAATTTTTTTAGATACGGCAATAATAAAAGAAATAGAAGAGTTTGTAGCTTGGGGAGTTGTTGGTGGAGTTACCACTAATCCTAGCTTAGTGGCAAAGAGTGGCGAACAGTTATCTGAAGTAATAAAAAAGATTGCGGGATTAGTTTCTGGACCAATAAGTGCAGAAGTAATAGCAACTGATTATTTGGGGATGATTAAAGAAGCTGAACAATTGAATAAGTTAGCATCCAATATTATTATAAAAATTCCAGCTACGGCAGAAGGACTAAAAGCGGTCAATGTATTAGCTTGCAAAGGTATAAAAACAAATGTAACATTAATTTTTAATTTAGCTCAAGCATTGCTTGCTGCAAAAGCTGGCGCAACTTATGTGAGTCCTTTTGTGGGGCGATTAGATGATATTGGTGAAGATGGGGTTCAGGCAGTAAAAGAAATAATACAAACCTTTAAACTATACAAAATTAAAACAAAAGTTATCGCTGCTAGTGTAAGAAACTTGCAACATATAAATTTATTGGCTCAAACTGGAGTTGATATTGCTACAATTCCTCCTAGCCTAGTCAGAGATATGATTAAGCATGAATTAACCGATAAAGGAATAGAAAAATTTTTGCAAGATTATCAAAATAGCAAGAGTTGA
- a CDS encoding response regulator yields the protein MGVIKIMMVDDSPFSRTILADTLREFNCEIVGEADSIESLIETYKNCKPDIVTMDIAMPGADGFECSKALLAHDPSARIVLISSMKDEETESEARRTGIMGYIQKPADAETAARIFKNVLSPDVLYQNLEAWSLETCKEALSQSITRMTKTTASYLDKEICKPSFSKGIAVVIGIIGRYPGTFILDIAQDTAEKMATNMLRREPKNREEIIAMAAEFANVVGGIACSMINKKDKNLSLRVAPPSVFYGATTEIVSPNICVRMISAQTDFGDIDISIGFKKGNVLWM from the coding sequence ATGGGTGTAATAAAAATTATGATGGTTGATGATTCGCCCTTTTCACGCACAATTCTTGCTGATACTTTACGTGAGTTTAATTGTGAAATTGTTGGTGAAGCTGACTCAATTGAATCCTTGATCGAAACCTATAAAAATTGTAAACCCGATATCGTTACGATGGATATTGCTATGCCAGGAGCAGATGGTTTCGAATGCAGCAAAGCCCTTTTAGCACATGATCCTAGTGCACGCATCGTTTTAATTAGTTCCATGAAAGACGAAGAAACCGAATCAGAAGCTCGTCGCACTGGTATTATGGGCTATATTCAAAAACCTGCTGATGCAGAAACTGCAGCTAGAATTTTCAAAAATGTCCTTTCACCTGATGTTTTATATCAAAACTTAGAAGCTTGGAGTCTTGAAACTTGTAAAGAAGCTCTTTCACAAAGTATTACACGTATGACCAAAACTACAGCTTCCTATTTAGATAAAGAAATTTGCAAACCTAGTTTTTCTAAAGGAATTGCTGTAGTTATTGGTATAATTGGCCGCTATCCTGGGACATTTATTCTTGATATCGCCCAAGATACCGCTGAAAAAATGGCCACCAATATGTTGCGCCGCGAACCTAAAAATCGCGAAGAAATTATTGCCATGGCCGCGGAATTTGCCAATGTCGTGGGCGGAATCGCCTGTTCAATGATCAATAAAAAGGATAAAAATTTAAGTCTACGAGTAGCTCCTCCAAGTGTTTTTTATGGTGCAACTACCGAAATAGTTAGTCCTAATATTTGTGTGCGTATGATTTCTGCTCAAACTGATTTTGGCGATATCGACATAAGTATTGGATTTAAGAAAGGAAATGTGCTATGGATGTAA